One Mercurialis annua linkage group LG3, ddMerAnnu1.2, whole genome shotgun sequence DNA window includes the following coding sequences:
- the LOC126672323 gene encoding uncharacterized protein LOC126672323: protein MALESKKGSSTTDPIWSHCSRVNDNKMNLRYERAQGDLNLGEKRKNMNAFITKDKGIKQQTLNAMVKKKEPVIQSICRFLYGHALPFVLVKSPLFSSMLDTVGEYGRGLKPPSYHEARVTYLKKEVESVNSMLEKYKKEWKKTGCTLMSDRWTDKKSRSLTNFLVNSPSETVFLKSIDTFVVIKDAQKLFEMFDGLVEEIGQENVVQVVTDSASAYVKAGNLLMEKRKKLFWSPCAAHCIDNILEDIGELLMFKDTINKPREVCVYIYRHAWVLSMFRKFYGKKELKRAGVTRFAISFFTLKSFKENKLPLRAMFALEDWAKSQYVSKPEAKRVGTIMLSDVRFWKSVKYCLKCVSSIVKVLRLVDGDAKPAMWYIYEAMDRAKEQIANNFN, encoded by the exons atggcTTTAGAATCAAAAAAAGGATCTTCAACTACCGATCCTATTTGGAGCCATTGTTCTCGAGTTAACGacaataaaatgaatttaaggT ATGAAAGAGCTCAAGGAGATCTAAATTTAGgtgaaaaaagaaagaatatgAATGCATTCATAACTAAAGATAAAGGAATCAAACAACAAACTTTAAATgcaatggtaaaaaaaaaagaacccGTAATTCAAAGTATTTGTAGATTTCTATATGGACATGCATTACCTTTTGTTTTGGTGAAGAGTCCATTATTTTCTTCTATGTTGGATACAGTTGGTGAATATGGTAGAGGGTTAAAACCTCCTAGTTATCATGAAGCTAGAGTCACTTATTTGAAAAAAGAAGTGGAAAGTGTGAATTCAATGCTAGAGAAGTATAAAAAAGAATGGAAAAAAACAGGTTGTACTTTGATGTCTGACAGGTGGACTGATAAAAAATCTAGATCTCTCactaattttttagtaaatagtCCAAGTGAGactgtttttcttaaatctatAGACACATTTGTTGTTATCAAAGATGCACAAAagttatttgaaatgtttgatgGACTAGTGGAGGAAATTGGACAGGAAAATGTTGTTCAGGTTGTGACTGATAGTGCGTCAGCTTATGTAAAAGCTGGGAACTTATTGATGGAAAAGAGAAAGAAATTATTTTGGTCTCCTTGTGCGGCTCACTGTATTGACAATATATTGGAGGATATAGGTGAATTGTTGATGTTTAAAGATACAATAAATAAACCTAGGGAAGTTTGTGTTTATATTTATAGGCATGCTTGGGTTCTTAGCATGTTTAGAAAGTTTTATGGCAAGAAGGAGTTAAAAAGAGCCGGAGTTACAAGATTTGCTATAAGTTTTTTCACATTGAAGAGTTTTAAGGAAAATAAACTTCCACTTAGAGCGATGTTTGCTTTAGAGGACTGGGCAAAGAGTCAGTATGTTTCCAAGCCAGAAGCAAAAAGGGTGGGCACAATTATGTTATCTGATGTTCGATTTTGGAAATCAGTTAAGTATTGTCTAAAGTGTGTGAGTTCAATTGTCAAAGTTTTAAGACTCGTTGATGGGGATGCCAAACCGGCTATGTGGTATATTTATGAAGCAATGGATAGGGCAAAGGAGCAAATTGCAAACAATTTCAATTAG